The following are encoded together in the Tripterygium wilfordii isolate XIE 37 chromosome 18, ASM1340144v1, whole genome shotgun sequence genome:
- the LOC119984820 gene encoding GDSL esterase/lipase At2g42990-like, with translation MDHIFTLWLFLVQILIVFQMCEAQVPAVIVFGDSSVDTGNNNFIPTIAKCNFKPYGRDFPGGSATGRFCNGRLPPDFISEAYGLPPTVPAYLDPMYSISDFATGVCFASAATGYDNATADVLKVIPLWKQVEYYKEYQEKLRSYLGEEKANEIVREALYLISIGTNDFLENYYTLPGRRHHFTIGQYQDFLIGLASDFLEQLYALGARKISLTGVPPMGCLPTERATNFKDPGNCVKKYNDIGLEFNRKLKALATKLNNQLNGLKIVNADANPILSQLIAEPSRYGFEVAEVGCCGTGTIEMGILCNQHNPFTCPDADKYVFWDAIHPSQRTNQIISDYLLKSLKANFK, from the exons ATGGATCATATCTTCACTCTATGGTTATTCTTAGTTCAAATCCTAATAGTATTTCAGATGTGTGAAGCTCAAGTTCCAGCCGTCATAGTGTTTGGTGACTCCTCTGTGGATACAGGTAACAACAATTTCATTCCAACAATTGCAAAGTGCAACTTCAAGCCATACGGCCGCGATTTTCCAGGGGGTAGCGCCACCGGAAGATTCTGTAACGGCCGTTTACCTCCTGACTTCATCTCCGAGGCATATGGTCTACCGCCGACAGTACCTGCCTACTTGGATCCAATGTATAGCATATCAGATTTTGCCACTGGAGTCTGCTTTGCTTCAGCTGCAACTGGTTATGACAATGCCACTGCTGATGTGCTA AAAGTGATTCCTCTGTGGAAGCAAGTGGAGTACTACAAGGAGTATCAAGAAAAGCTAAGATCCTATCTTGGAGAAGAGAAAGCAAACGAAATAGTAAGAGAAGCATTGTACTTAATAAGCATCGGAACAAATGACTTCCTGGAGAACTACTACACACTTCCAGGTCGACGACATCATTTCACTATCGGACAGTACCAGGATTTTCTCATTGGACTTGCATCAGATTTCTTGGAACAACTTTACGCTCTCGGAGCTCGGAAAATATCCTTGACAGGGGTTCCTCCAATGGGTTGTCTGCCAACAGAAAGAGCTACAAATTTCAAAGACCCTGGTAATTGTGTCAAGAAATATAACGACATTGGCTTGGAATTCAATAGGAAATTGAAGGCTTTGGCCACAAAATTGAACAACCAACTTAATGGATTGAAGATAGTGAATGCAGATGCAAATCCCATATTATCGCAGCTCATCGCAGAGCCTTCTCGATATG GCTTTGAAGTTGCAGAAGTGGGATGCTGCGGGACAGGGACAATCGAGATGGGCATTCTGTGCAATCAACACAATCCATTTACATGTCCAGATGCAGATAAATATGTGTTTTGGGATGCCATCCATCCATCACAGAGAACAAATCAAATCATCTCGGATTATTTACTTAAAAGTCTCAAAGCCAATTTTAAATGA